Genomic DNA from Halobaculum sp. MBLA0147:
CGGTCGGTACCCGGACAGCCCCGAACACTTCGCCGGCTGGCGCAACACCCGCGACGCCCTGATGGAGGACGTGTACGACGTGACCGGGGCCGACCCGAAGTACTGAGAGGGTTCGCTCGGCCGGCGCTCTCCGCGTCGCGGTCTCGTGTCCTCAGGATCGACGGCAGTGTAGTCACTCGTCGGTGAGGCCGAGACGGCGCTCGCGGGTGCGGCGCTCGCGGGTTCGTCGCTCTCGCTCGCGTCGCTCTCGGAGAAGTTCTGTCGCACGGCGGGTCTCGTCCGTCCCCGTTCCCGTCCGAGCCGCGAACCCACACATCTCTTCGGCCGACGGCAGTCGCTCGACGACGACGGTTCCGTCGTCGGTCACGTCGAACACGACTTTCCCCGTCGTGTCGACGTTCAACTCCTCGCGGACGCGTTCCGGGAGTGTCACCCTCCCCTGCCGGTCTACGGTGACGACTTCGTAGGGGGTGCGCTCGGAGTCGTCTGATCCGCTCACACGCCGAGCCACGTCGCGAGACGACAACACTCTTCGGGTGGACGAGGAGGGGAGGTACAGACGAACCGGCCGCCGGGGTAGCGCGCGAACGCGAGTGTCACGAGCGCCTCGATGGGAACGGGAATCTAGCGACCACCCGGCGTCCTCTCTCGTCCCCGCGTCCACTCCACGACTCTCGCTCGGACACGGAACGCTTTAGCCGCCGCTGGTCGCAATCGTTGCCAACAGATGACTGTGCAGTCAGGAGGTGAGTCGTCGTGAC
This window encodes:
- a CDS encoding AbrB/MazE/SpoVT family DNA-binding domain-containing protein — protein: MSGSDDSERTPYEVVTVDRQGRVTLPERVREELNVDTTGKVVFDVTDDGTVVVERLPSAEEMCGFAARTGTGTDETRRATELLRERRERERRTRERRTRERRLGLTDE